From the genome of Mycetocola spongiae, one region includes:
- the qcrC gene encoding cytochrome bc1 complex diheme cytochrome c subunit, whose product MSRKLSTPAAGKGRRTGRRSPAAAAALIAMGLLFTGGAYAAVSATTAAAETAPVATSASAVEEGSKLFQANCATCHGLQAEGSPDGPSLVGVGAAAVDFQVGTGRMPMQGHGPQAQKKPVQFTQDQIDQLAVYVGSTGPGPSIPDAKYLDADGDAANGAELFRINCAMCHNVAGSGGALTEGKFAPSLVGVTPTHLYEAMITGPQNMPVFNDMNISPEGKRDIITALKYQENMGNVGGIGLGSLGPVAEGLFIWIFGLGAIVALTVWITAKSN is encoded by the coding sequence ATGTCACGCAAATTGTCAACACCCGCCGCCGGTAAGGGCCGCCGCACCGGACGCCGTTCGCCGGCGGCCGCTGCCGCGCTTATTGCCATGGGCCTTCTGTTCACCGGTGGCGCCTATGCCGCGGTAAGTGCCACCACTGCAGCGGCCGAAACCGCTCCCGTGGCCACCTCCGCGTCGGCCGTAGAGGAGGGCTCCAAGCTCTTCCAGGCCAACTGTGCTACCTGCCACGGCCTCCAGGCCGAGGGTAGCCCCGACGGGCCCAGCCTCGTCGGTGTGGGAGCGGCCGCGGTCGACTTCCAGGTAGGAACCGGCCGTATGCCCATGCAGGGCCACGGCCCGCAGGCGCAGAAGAAGCCGGTTCAGTTCACCCAGGACCAGATCGACCAGCTGGCCGTCTATGTGGGAAGCACGGGCCCCGGCCCCTCGATCCCCGACGCCAAGTACCTGGACGCCGACGGCGATGCAGCCAATGGCGCGGAACTCTTCCGCATCAACTGCGCCATGTGCCATAACGTGGCCGGTTCGGGTGGAGCGCTTACCGAGGGTAAGTTCGCCCCCAGCCTGGTGGGAGTAACCCCCACTCACCTCTACGAGGCCATGATCACCGGCCCGCAGAACATGCCCGTCTTCAACGACATGAACATCTCTCCCGAGGGCAAGCGCGATATCATCACCGCGCTGAAGTACCAGGAGAACATGGGCAACGTCGGTGGTATCGGACTCGGATCGCTCGGCCCCGTTGCCGAGGGTCTGTTCATCTGGATTTTCGGCCTCGGCGCCATTGTGGCTCTGACGGTCTGGATCACGGCCAAGTCCAACTAG
- the qcrA gene encoding cytochrome bc1 complex Rieske iron-sulfur subunit produces the protein MAQDDNSGKDLAAANSSSHDVAPVDTGVGVVSKDAVENPGHPPHRPRVTDLDPKKDKQAERTVYTLFFLSAVGSLWAVAAYMLFPIDSANMETVRANNLFIGLGATLALLALGIGAVHWGKALMADHESVDERHPVRGTDETRARAIEIFEEANEESGFGRRSLIRNSLIGALVVFPLPAVALFRGLAPYDEDPVELLKQTMWKKGTRLARDPSGTPIKASDVTLGSAFHVIPEDLSTAENMLEEKAKAIVLLMRLKPEDLNELPERKDWSYNGIVAYSKVCTHVGCPVALYEQQTHHLLCPCHQSQFDVTNHCAVIFGPAARPLPQLPIAVDDEGYLIAQSDFTEPVGPSFWERH, from the coding sequence ATGGCACAGGACGATAACAGCGGCAAGGATCTCGCCGCTGCGAACTCCTCCTCGCATGACGTCGCACCGGTCGACACCGGTGTGGGCGTGGTGAGCAAGGACGCCGTTGAGAACCCCGGGCATCCCCCGCACCGCCCGCGCGTCACGGACCTCGATCCGAAGAAGGATAAGCAGGCCGAGCGCACCGTTTATACCCTGTTCTTCCTGTCGGCCGTGGGAAGCCTGTGGGCGGTAGCCGCCTATATGCTCTTCCCGATCGACAGCGCCAACATGGAGACGGTACGCGCCAATAACCTCTTCATCGGTCTGGGTGCCACGCTGGCACTGCTGGCCCTGGGTATCGGCGCCGTGCACTGGGGCAAGGCCCTCATGGCCGATCACGAATCGGTGGACGAGCGCCACCCGGTTCGCGGAACCGACGAGACCCGCGCCCGCGCCATCGAGATCTTCGAGGAGGCAAATGAGGAGTCCGGCTTCGGTCGTCGCTCACTCATTCGCAACTCGCTGATCGGCGCACTGGTGGTCTTCCCCCTTCCCGCCGTCGCCCTCTTCCGCGGTCTTGCACCGTATGACGAGGACCCGGTAGAGCTGCTGAAGCAGACCATGTGGAAGAAGGGCACCCGCCTGGCACGTGACCCCTCCGGTACGCCCATCAAGGCCTCGGATGTCACCCTCGGATCGGCGTTCCACGTCATCCCCGAGGACCTCAGCACCGCCGAAAACATGCTGGAGGAGAAGGCCAAGGCCATCGTCCTCCTCATGCGCCTGAAGCCCGAGGACCTGAATGAGCTCCCCGAGCGCAAGGACTGGTCCTATAACGGCATCGTTGCGTACTCGAAGGTTTGTACACACGTGGGTTGCCCCGTTGCTCTTTATGAGCAGCAGACGCACCACCTGCTGTGCCCCTGCCACCAGTCGCAGTTTGATGTCACCAACCACTGTGCCGTTATCTTCGGACCGGCCGCCCGTCCCCTGCCGCAGCTCCCGATCGCCGTGGACGATGAGGGTTACCTCATCGCTCAGAGCGACTTCACCGAGCCTGTCGGACCGAGCTTCTGGGAGCGTCATTGA
- the qcrB gene encoding cytochrome bc1 complex cytochrome b subunit — MSTTTAPAPTNPAASKNSGGFTAKAANYLDERTSISGAVKEFGRKVFPDHWSFLLGEVALYCFVVILLSGTFLTFFFDASMTHVAYEGSYVPMNGIHMSAAMASTLDISFDIRGGLLMRQVHHWAALLFVASIGLHMLRIFFTGAFRKPRELNWVIGFVLFILAMAEGFTGYSLPDDLLSGNGLRIIDGMIKGFPLVGTWISFLLFGGEFPGTDIVGRLYSLHIMILPAMLLVFIAMHLLFVVVHKHTQYPGPGRTEGNVVGFPVLPVYAAKAGGFFFIVFGVIMAIATFFQINPIWNYGPYDPSPVSAGTQPDWYIGFADGMLRLAPPHLEFVWLNHTWSFGILIPVIILGLFIVTVLIYPFIEAWITGDKREHHILDRPRNAPTRTAIGAAGVTFYAVMWAAASSDLIATHFMVTMEGVIHTLQFLLIFGPFIAYFITKRVCLGLQKKDREIALHGYETGRIVRLPGGEYIEVHEQVSDYERWELVSYKDNAPIMLRPNAQGKITAGERLRVSLSRWFFEDRIAPVSQTELDKAHGDEDHH, encoded by the coding sequence TTGAGTACCACAACGGCCCCTGCACCCACCAACCCGGCCGCATCTAAGAATTCGGGTGGATTCACCGCCAAGGCGGCAAACTATCTTGACGAGCGCACCAGCATCTCCGGTGCCGTCAAGGAGTTTGGTCGCAAGGTTTTCCCGGACCACTGGTCCTTCCTGCTCGGTGAGGTAGCACTCTACTGCTTCGTTGTCATCCTGCTCTCGGGAACGTTCCTGACGTTCTTCTTCGACGCATCGATGACCCACGTGGCCTATGAGGGCTCCTATGTTCCGATGAACGGCATTCATATGTCGGCGGCCATGGCCTCCACCCTGGATATCTCGTTTGATATCCGCGGTGGTCTGCTCATGCGCCAGGTACACCACTGGGCGGCCCTGCTGTTCGTGGCGTCCATCGGTCTGCACATGCTGCGCATCTTCTTCACCGGCGCCTTCCGCAAGCCCCGCGAGCTGAACTGGGTCATCGGTTTTGTCCTGTTTATCCTCGCCATGGCCGAGGGATTCACCGGCTATTCGCTCCCCGATGACCTGCTCTCCGGTAACGGTCTGCGCATCATCGACGGAATGATCAAGGGCTTCCCGCTGGTCGGCACCTGGATCTCCTTCCTCCTGTTTGGTGGGGAGTTCCCGGGCACCGATATCGTGGGCCGCCTCTACTCGCTGCACATCATGATCCTGCCGGCCATGCTGCTGGTCTTCATCGCGATGCACCTGCTGTTTGTGGTTGTTCACAAGCACACGCAGTACCCTGGCCCGGGCCGCACCGAGGGTAACGTTGTTGGTTTCCCCGTGCTCCCCGTATATGCCGCCAAGGCCGGTGGATTCTTCTTCATCGTCTTCGGTGTCATCATGGCCATCGCGACGTTCTTCCAGATCAACCCGATCTGGAACTACGGACCGTATGACCCCTCGCCGGTTTCAGCGGGTACCCAGCCCGACTGGTATATCGGTTTTGCCGATGGAATGTTGCGTCTGGCTCCCCCGCACCTCGAGTTTGTCTGGTTGAACCACACCTGGAGCTTCGGCATCCTGATCCCCGTGATCATCCTGGGTCTGTTCATTGTCACCGTCCTGATCTACCCCTTCATTGAGGCGTGGATCACCGGAGATAAGCGCGAGCACCACATCCTCGACCGCCCCCGCAACGCCCCGACCCGTACCGCTATCGGTGCAGCCGGCGTGACCTTCTACGCCGTCATGTGGGCCGCGGCCAGCTCCGACCTGATCGCCACGCACTTCATGGTGACCATGGAGGGTGTCATTCACACCCTGCAGTTCCTGCTTATCTTCGGACCGTTCATCGCCTACTTCATCACGAAGCGCGTATGCCTCGGCCTGCAGAAGAAGGACCGCGAGATTGCCCTCCACGGCTATGAGACCGGACGCATCGTCCGCCTCCCCGGTGGCGAGTACATCGAGGTTCACGAGCAGGTCTCGGACTATGAGCGCTGGGAACTGGTCAGCTATAAGGACAACGCCCCGATCATGCTGCGCCCCAACGCGCAGGGCAAGATCACCGCGGGTGAGCGCCTCCGCGTATCCCTGTCCCGCTGGTTCTTCGAGGACCGGATCGCTCCGGTCTCGCAGACCGAGCTGGATAAGGCACACGGCGATGAGGACCACCACTAG
- a CDS encoding CoA transferase, translated as MSGSVQGAAVVPELLAALGPALGRGVAPANRGGPRIWWADRRLDVEGLALGSVQALASAVNARVPGARIGLDAAGVAASFDSFSRLRVNGRAPTAFAPLSGFHEVADGWVRIHANYPHHEAALLRALGVDGARAAREALARLTAGEIEDRVSAAGGVAAAVRSESAWAATPGARALADEPWIRFDSVNRAMPRPRPARGGGLPLAGVRVLALTRVIAGPAAGRILGALGADVLRIDPPRMPELPDQFLDTGWDTRSAEADLREGPAAGRVRELLAGADIVLLGYRPRGLAALGLTPAELARDYPGLAVVALDAWGDVGPLADRRGFDSIVQAAVGIADLYASGAGPGALPVQALDHATGMGMAAAAVALLRDREGEGGGVAHLSLAATAHALLRLPRPAGGEGLRDLETRERVLSGAEGSLTYAPPALLRRGAPLEFRVGPPAYGSGTLRWLSE; from the coding sequence ATGAGTGGATCAGTGCAGGGCGCCGCCGTGGTTCCGGAACTCCTCGCGGCGCTGGGCCCCGCGCTCGGGCGCGGGGTCGCCCCCGCAAACCGGGGCGGCCCGCGCATCTGGTGGGCGGATCGCCGGTTGGATGTGGAGGGCCTGGCCCTGGGTTCGGTGCAGGCGCTGGCCTCGGCCGTGAACGCCCGCGTGCCGGGCGCGCGGATCGGCCTGGATGCGGCCGGTGTTGCCGCATCCTTTGACTCCTTCTCGCGGCTGCGCGTGAACGGACGCGCCCCCACGGCGTTTGCCCCGCTCTCGGGCTTCCACGAAGTGGCGGATGGCTGGGTGCGGATACACGCCAATTACCCGCATCACGAGGCGGCCCTGCTGCGGGCGCTCGGCGTGGACGGCGCCCGGGCCGCGCGCGAGGCGCTGGCGCGGCTCACGGCGGGCGAGATCGAGGATCGGGTATCCGCGGCCGGGGGAGTGGCCGCGGCGGTGCGTAGCGAGAGCGCCTGGGCCGCGACGCCGGGCGCCCGTGCCCTCGCCGACGAGCCCTGGATCAGATTTGATTCCGTGAACCGGGCGATGCCCCGTCCCCGGCCCGCCCGCGGCGGGGGCCTGCCGCTCGCGGGCGTTCGGGTGCTTGCGCTGACCCGGGTGATCGCGGGCCCGGCCGCCGGCCGCATCCTGGGCGCCCTGGGCGCGGATGTGCTGCGCATCGACCCTCCCCGGATGCCTGAATTGCCCGATCAGTTTCTGGATACCGGATGGGATACCCGCAGCGCCGAGGCGGATCTGCGGGAGGGCCCGGCGGCGGGGCGCGTGCGGGAGCTCCTGGCGGGCGCCGATATCGTGCTGCTGGGCTATCGGCCGCGGGGACTGGCCGCGCTGGGGCTCACACCCGCCGAGCTGGCCCGCGACTATCCGGGCCTGGCCGTGGTTGCGCTGGATGCCTGGGGAGATGTCGGACCACTTGCCGACCGCCGCGGTTTTGACAGCATCGTGCAGGCGGCCGTGGGGATCGCGGATCTCTACGCCTCGGGCGCGGGCCCGGGAGCACTCCCCGTGCAGGCGCTTGATCACGCAACGGGCATGGGGATGGCGGCGGCCGCCGTGGCCCTCCTGCGGGATCGGGAGGGCGAGGGAGGGGGAGTGGCGCATCTTTCGCTGGCCGCGACCGCACACGCGCTCCTGCGGCTTCCCCGGCCCGCCGGCGGCGAGGGCTTACGAGACCTGGAAACGCGCGAGCGTGTGCTGTCCGGAGCGGAGGGCTCGCTCACCTATGCCCCGCCCGCCCTGCTGCGCCGTGGTGCGCCGCTGGAGTTCCGGGTCGGACCGCCGGCCTATGGCTCCGGCACCCTGCGCTGGCTGAGCGAATAG
- the ctaF gene encoding aa3-type cytochrome oxidase subunit IV, with translation MKSNINILWILAVFCFILCGVYTFWNLADAAHGRVEWVGTVTLALSGILSAFVAFYLRLVYKKQGGELPEDNIAANIDDADPEIGHFAPWSWWPIVLVGAISVVIIGMSIGQNGNFWLAWFGGPLVLVGIVGWVYEFYRGRFAH, from the coding sequence ATGAAATCCAATATCAACATCCTTTGGATCCTCGCGGTCTTCTGCTTCATCCTGTGTGGCGTGTACACGTTCTGGAACCTCGCCGATGCTGCCCACGGCCGCGTCGAGTGGGTCGGAACCGTTACGCTCGCACTGTCGGGTATCCTGAGCGCGTTTGTCGCCTTCTACCTGCGTCTTGTTTATAAGAAGCAGGGTGGGGAACTCCCCGAGGACAACATCGCAGCCAATATCGATGACGCCGATCCCGAGATCGGACACTTCGCTCCCTGGAGCTGGTGGCCCATCGTTCTGGTGGGTGCCATCTCGGTGGTCATCATCGGAATGTCGATCGGTCAGAACGGCAACTTCTGGCTCGCCTGGTTCGGTGGCCCGCTGGTTCTGGTCGGCATCGTCGGCTGGGTCTACGAGTTCTACCGCGGACGTTTCGCACACTAG
- the ctaD gene encoding aa3-type cytochrome oxidase subunit I — protein sequence MSTVTDIPAGQASVLNRSKVEHKGNILVKWITSTDHKTIGYMYLIASFIFFCIGGVMALLIRAQLFEPGLTIVETKEQYNQLFTMHGTIMLLMFATPLFSGFANALMPLQIGAPDVAFPRLNAFALWLYVFGSLIAVGGFLTPQGAASFGWFAYAPLSSTTFSPGIGGNLWVLGLAMSGFGTILGAVNFITTIITMRAPGMTMWRMPIFTWNTLVTSLLILMAFPVLAAALFALGADRVFGAHIFDAENGGVMLWQHMFWFFGHPEVYIIALPFFGIVSEIFPVFSRKPIFGYKTLVYATIAIAALSVTVWAHHMYVTGSVLLPFFALMTMLIAVPTGVKIFNWIGTMWRGSVTFETPMIWSLGFLITFVFGGLTGVILASPPLDFHVSDTYFVIAHFHYVVFGTVVFAMFAGFYFWWPKWTGKMLNEKLGYWHFWLLFIGFHTTFLIQHWIGVMGFPRRYYTYAPSDNITWMNQLSTIGSFILAVSLIPFFLNVYITARKAPKVTVNDPWGYGGSLEWATSCPPPRHNFTSIPRIRSERPAFDLNHPEAAEHSVPAPVAEQTRLNPSDGKVN from the coding sequence ATGTCCACCGTGACAGACATCCCCGCTGGCCAGGCCAGCGTGCTCAACCGTTCCAAGGTTGAGCACAAGGGAAATATCTTGGTGAAGTGGATTACCTCCACCGACCACAAGACCATCGGGTACATGTACCTGATCGCATCATTTATCTTCTTCTGCATCGGTGGCGTGATGGCCCTGCTCATCCGCGCCCAGCTCTTTGAGCCCGGTCTCACCATCGTGGAGACCAAGGAACAGTACAACCAGCTGTTCACGATGCACGGAACGATCATGCTGCTCATGTTCGCCACCCCGCTGTTCTCCGGCTTTGCAAACGCACTGATGCCGCTGCAGATCGGTGCCCCCGATGTGGCGTTCCCCCGACTGAACGCCTTTGCCCTGTGGCTCTATGTTTTTGGTAGCCTCATCGCCGTGGGTGGATTCCTCACCCCGCAGGGTGCAGCGTCGTTTGGTTGGTTTGCCTATGCGCCACTGTCGAGTACAACATTCTCGCCAGGTATAGGTGGAAACCTCTGGGTGCTGGGTCTGGCGATGTCCGGATTCGGAACCATTCTGGGTGCCGTGAACTTCATCACCACGATCATCACGATGCGTGCCCCGGGTATGACGATGTGGCGTATGCCCATCTTCACCTGGAATACCCTCGTGACCTCGCTGCTGATCCTCATGGCCTTCCCGGTCCTCGCCGCCGCCCTGTTTGCGCTGGGTGCCGACCGAGTATTTGGTGCCCATATCTTCGACGCCGAAAACGGCGGAGTGATGCTGTGGCAGCACATGTTCTGGTTCTTCGGTCACCCCGAGGTTTACATCATCGCGCTGCCGTTCTTCGGTATCGTCTCGGAGATCTTCCCGGTATTTAGCCGCAAGCCGATCTTCGGATATAAGACGCTGGTTTATGCCACCATCGCGATCGCCGCCCTGTCCGTGACCGTGTGGGCCCACCACATGTACGTCACCGGTTCGGTGCTCCTGCCGTTCTTCGCCCTGATGACGATGCTGATCGCGGTTCCGACCGGTGTGAAGATCTTCAACTGGATCGGTACCATGTGGCGCGGTTCGGTCACCTTCGAGACCCCGATGATCTGGTCGCTCGGCTTCCTGATTACCTTCGTCTTCGGTGGTCTGACCGGTGTCATCCTGGCATCGCCCCCGCTGGACTTCCACGTCTCGGATACCTACTTCGTGATCGCCCACTTCCACTACGTGGTATTTGGCACCGTGGTATTTGCCATGTTCGCCGGCTTCTACTTCTGGTGGCCCAAGTGGACCGGCAAGATGCTCAACGAGAAGCTGGGTTATTGGCACTTCTGGCTGCTGTTTATCGGTTTCCACACCACGTTCCTGATCCAGCACTGGATCGGCGTGATGGGCTTCCCGCGTCGTTATTACACGTATGCGCCCTCCGATAACATCACCTGGATGAACCAGCTGTCGACGATCGGTTCGTTTATCCTCGCCGTATCGCTGATCCCGTTCTTCCTGAACGTATACATCACGGCCCGCAAGGCGCCGAAGGTCACCGTGAACGACCCCTGGGGTTATGGTGGATCGCTTGAGTGGGCCACCTCGTGCCCGCCCCCGCGCCACAACTTCACGTCGATCCCGCGTATCCGCTCCGAGCGTCCCGCGTTTGACCTGAACCACCCCGAGGCGGCAGAGCACTCCGTGCCCGCGCCGGTCGCGGAACAGACCCGGCTGAACCCTTCCGATGGAAAGGTGAACTAA
- the ctaC gene encoding aa3-type cytochrome oxidase subunit II: MRSNRRLRWASLPVALTLVVILAGCTQAELHGYLPGFVEGEKPVTNHTERVAGLWTTSWIVLLAVGVITWGLIIWAIVVYRRRKGQTGLPVQMRYNMPIEILYTIIPLILVMGFFAFTARDQAAIEAQFDDPDVQVQVFGKQWSWDFVYPDAVDGEDVWTAGVQTRQVEGGEFDPNTVPTLYLPVDKKVKIALESRDVIHSFWVIDFLYKKDMYPGKTNYMSFIPERIGEYKGKCAELCGQDHSMMLFNVKVVSQADYDAHLAELKAAGNVGNFGSEYNRNQNLPGIAPAEGTVKEEGK, translated from the coding sequence GTGCGCTCGAATCGTAGACTCCGCTGGGCTTCACTGCCGGTAGCGCTCACGCTTGTCGTGATCCTTGCCGGGTGTACCCAGGCCGAGCTTCACGGCTATCTCCCCGGCTTCGTCGAGGGCGAGAAGCCGGTAACAAACCACACCGAGAGGGTCGCCGGTCTCTGGACAACCTCTTGGATTGTCCTCCTCGCGGTCGGTGTGATCACATGGGGTCTCATTATTTGGGCCATCGTTGTGTACCGCCGCCGCAAGGGTCAGACCGGTCTTCCGGTACAGATGCGCTATAACATGCCCATCGAAATTCTTTATACGATCATCCCGCTGATCCTCGTGATGGGCTTCTTTGCCTTCACCGCTCGCGATCAGGCGGCCATCGAAGCTCAGTTCGATGACCCGGACGTTCAGGTCCAGGTCTTCGGCAAGCAGTGGTCGTGGGACTTCGTATACCCCGACGCCGTTGACGGCGAGGACGTCTGGACTGCCGGTGTGCAGACCCGCCAGGTAGAGGGCGGCGAGTTCGATCCGAACACCGTCCCCACCCTGTACCTCCCCGTTGACAAGAAGGTCAAGATCGCTCTCGAGTCCCGAGACGTGATCCACTCCTTCTGGGTCATCGACTTCCTCTATAAGAAGGACATGTACCCGGGTAAGACCAACTACATGTCGTTCATCCCGGAGCGCATCGGCGAGTATAAGGGTAAGTGTGCCGAGCTTTGTGGCCAGGACCACTCGATGATGCTCTTCAACGTCAAGGTCGTCTCTCAGGCCGATTACGATGCGCACCTCGCCGAGCTTAAGGCCGCGGGGAACGTGGGTAACTTCGGTTCGGAGTACAACCGCAACCAGAACCTCCCGGGCATCGCGCCGGCCGAGGGTACCGTCAAGGAAGAGGGCAAGTAA
- a CDS encoding HesB/IscA family protein, producing the protein MSEATLTETEASAPVLASTTEETPAHGVGLTVTAADKVKSLLGQEGRDDLRLRVAVQPGGCSGLIYQLYFDERFMDGDVTVDFGGVEVIVDGMSVPYLDGATIDFEDTIQKQGFTIDNPNAGGSCACGDSFS; encoded by the coding sequence ATGAGCGAGGCAACGTTGACCGAAACCGAGGCATCCGCCCCGGTGCTGGCATCCACCACGGAGGAGACCCCCGCCCACGGCGTGGGCCTCACCGTGACCGCCGCCGATAAGGTGAAGAGCCTTCTTGGTCAGGAGGGTCGCGATGATCTGCGCCTGCGCGTGGCCGTGCAGCCCGGCGGCTGTTCGGGTCTCATTTATCAGCTGTATTTCGATGAGCGCTTCATGGACGGCGATGTCACCGTTGACTTCGGCGGCGTTGAGGTCATCGTGGATGGCATGAGTGTTCCCTACCTGGACGGTGCCACGATCGACTTCGAGGACACCATCCAGAAGCAGGGTTTCACGATTGATAACCCCAATGCCGGCGGAAGCTGCGCCTGCGGGGATAGCTTCAGCTAA
- a CDS encoding dipeptidase — protein MNAHNGTSPATLTSALDIALAESVKTALPTTLGELGDLVRIPSVAWDGFDHALVQRSAEAIADLARGTGVFENVSISHARLPDSDELGQPAILATRPAKNGAPTVLLYAHHDVQPPGAEADWDTPAYEPTVIGDRLYGRGAADDKAGVMSHIAAIRALRDAAGEDFDLGLTLFIEGEEEFGSRSFANFLVQHRSELAADAIVVADSNNWDELTPALTVALRGNVTFRLTVRTLDHASHSGMFGGAVPDAMLATVRLLDTLWDEQGSVAVAGLISRDAQTPAYDEAQLRAETGLSEGVSPIGTGSILGRIWDKPSISITGIDAPSVQNASNTLIPAVSVRVSVRIAPGQDAEQAAEAIATHLRAHAPYGAQLSIDDVDTGSPFLVDTSHPLVAAAKQAMADAWQVAPVELGIGGSIPFIADLVREFPEAAILVTGVEDPHSRAHSPNESLHLGVFERSTLAEALLLGRLNESAGK, from the coding sequence ATGAACGCACACAACGGCACTTCTCCGGCCACATTGACCTCCGCATTGGATATTGCGTTGGCCGAATCCGTCAAAACCGCCCTCCCCACCACCCTCGGGGAACTTGGCGATCTTGTCCGCATCCCCAGCGTAGCCTGGGATGGCTTTGATCACGCACTTGTCCAGCGCAGCGCAGAGGCCATTGCCGATCTCGCGCGCGGCACGGGCGTCTTCGAAAACGTCAGCATCTCGCATGCGCGCCTCCCCGATAGTGATGAGCTGGGGCAGCCCGCGATCCTCGCGACACGCCCGGCAAAGAACGGCGCGCCGACGGTCCTGCTTTATGCCCACCACGACGTGCAGCCCCCCGGGGCCGAGGCCGATTGGGATACCCCCGCCTATGAGCCCACCGTGATCGGTGATCGCCTCTATGGTCGCGGTGCCGCCGACGATAAGGCCGGCGTGATGTCCCATATCGCCGCGATCCGCGCCCTGCGTGATGCGGCGGGCGAGGACTTCGACCTGGGCCTTACCCTGTTCATCGAGGGGGAGGAGGAGTTTGGTTCCCGCTCCTTTGCCAATTTCCTCGTGCAGCACCGCTCCGAACTCGCCGCGGATGCGATCGTGGTGGCCGATTCCAATAACTGGGATGAGCTCACCCCGGCGCTCACCGTCGCGCTGCGCGGAAACGTCACGTTCCGCCTCACGGTGCGCACCCTGGATCATGCCTCGCACTCGGGCATGTTTGGCGGGGCCGTGCCCGATGCCATGCTGGCCACGGTGCGACTGCTGGATACCCTCTGGGATGAGCAGGGGAGTGTGGCCGTGGCCGGACTGATCTCGCGCGATGCCCAGACCCCCGCCTATGACGAGGCGCAGCTGCGCGCCGAGACGGGCCTGAGCGAGGGCGTCAGCCCGATCGGTACGGGGTCGATCCTCGGCCGCATCTGGGATAAGCCCTCGATCAGCATCACCGGCATCGACGCGCCCAGCGTGCAGAACGCCTCGAATACCCTGATTCCGGCCGTGAGTGTGCGCGTGAGCGTGCGGATCGCCCCGGGCCAGGACGCCGAGCAGGCCGCCGAGGCCATCGCAACCCACCTGCGCGCTCACGCCCCGTATGGTGCCCAGTTGAGCATCGACGATGTGGACACCGGCAGCCCGTTCCTCGTGGATACCAGCCACCCGCTGGTGGCCGCCGCCAAGCAGGCCATGGCCGATGCCTGGCAGGTGGCGCCCGTGGAGCTGGGTATCGGCGGATCGATCCCCTTCATTGCCGACCTGGTGCGCGAGTTCCCGGAGGCCGCGATCCTGGTGACCGGTGTGGAGGACCCGCACTCGCGCGCGCATAGCCCAAATGAATCGCTGCACCTCGGCGTCTTTGAGCGCTCAACCCTCGCCGAGGCGCTGCTGCTGGGCCGGCTGAACGAGTCCGCGGGAAAATAA
- a CDS encoding DUF3043 domain-containing protein, whose protein sequence is MTKQNEGTPAKPETETLDETQARLAAGTGKGRPTPTRKEREAANKRPLVPNDRKEANKRAREQMAQEREKARLGLAAGDERYLPVRDRGPQRKFVRDYVDARFSVGEWLIPLMFVVIIVSMFQNNQAANYTFFALWGIVFLAIIDCVILGFRLRRKLAEKYGEAEKGVRWYATMRALQMRFLRLPKPQVKRWQFPS, encoded by the coding sequence GTGACTAAGCAAAATGAAGGCACTCCGGCAAAGCCGGAGACCGAAACTCTTGACGAAACCCAGGCCCGCCTCGCGGCCGGCACGGGCAAGGGTCGACCCACCCCAACGCGTAAGGAGCGTGAGGCGGCCAATAAGCGTCCGCTCGTTCCCAATGATCGCAAGGAAGCGAATAAGCGCGCCCGCGAGCAGATGGCCCAGGAGCGCGAAAAGGCGCGCCTCGGCCTGGCCGCCGGCGATGAGCGCTATCTGCCCGTGCGTGACCGCGGACCGCAGCGCAAATTTGTGCGCGATTATGTGGACGCGCGCTTCAGCGTGGGCGAGTGGCTGATCCCGCTGATGTTTGTGGTGATCATCGTCTCGATGTTCCAGAATAACCAGGCCGCCAACTATACGTTCTTTGCGCTGTGGGGCATCGTATTCCTGGCGATCATCGACTGCGTAATCCTCGGATTCCGCCTGCGTCGTAAGCTCGCCGAGAAATACGGCGAGGCCGAGAAGGGTGTGCGCTGGTACGCCACGATGCGCGCCCTGCAGATGCGCTTCCTGCGCCTGCCCAAGCCGCAGGTGAAGCGCTGGCAGTTCCCCTCCTAG